The Blastopirellula marina genome contains the following window.
CATCGAACGCGAAATTTCTCAGACACTGGACGTAAACTTTGCTGATTTTCTGCTAGAAGAATTGACGGAAATATCAGACGATGCGTGAGGGAATGATTCGTGAATGGGCGAGAAGAATCTTTCTACCACCTTTATTCTCCCACAAACCAATTACCCATAACTTGCCAGCAAGTATGAACAGCTACCTTGCGATTACTATTGCGCATACTACATTCTTAATATTTTCTTTATGCCATAGCGGTACAGATTATCTCTATGCACAGATGCCTCCTAGCATCAATGCCCCGGGGAAATTAGCCAGAGGGAACGAACGTCAAGATAGGCCTCGCACGCTAGAGAAAGTGCGAGGCATTGACTTTGTTACCGAGGTTGAAGGAATCAAGGGCTTGCAATTTACAGGCAATGGATCGAACTTGATTGTCGAGACCATGAGCCAACATAGCGGTTGGCCAATGAGGTTGTACTATTTGAACGCCAGCAATGGCAAGTCTGTATCAATCGCCGATCCGTTAACTGGACTGCGCGGTGCTGTTGGATATTCGGATAACCGATGCCTCTGGACTTTGGAGAAGGAAGGACATCTGCTCATCGAAAGCCTGACTGTCGACCCAGACGGCATGATAGACATGCGTGTCAAGCATTCCATTAAACTCCCAGAACCTGAGCGATTTGACAGCGTCGTTGCTGTGTCTTTAAAGCAACGCTTCTTTGTTGAACGATCAAAAGATGAA
Protein-coding sequences here:
- a CDS encoding WD40 repeat domain-containing protein, producing the protein MREGMIREWARRIFLPPLFSHKPITHNLPASMNSYLAITIAHTTFLIFSLCHSGTDYLYAQMPPSINAPGKLARGNERQDRPRTLEKVRGIDFVTEVEGIKGLQFTGNGSNLIVETMSQHSGWPMRLYYLNASNGKSVSIADPLTGLRGAVGYSDNRCLWTLEKEGHLLIESLTVDPDGMIDMRVKHSIKLPEPERFDSVVAVSLKQRFFVERSKDEELRIVDLKSGQTKQVLEMNVRVEAVALSEDGKLLSACGMPIAAWTEPWQMANSNSSFVFVWDTESGKLIYERNLGYRVFTTKFSKDNSLVLCSGWEDGHEGDMEVPIGHVDVVEPKKNGWSSHYLTDSYILCADFVNQDEIVIGLGNGRVQILDYRQGKQITEVQVNPWHVSSIAVHGDLLATGAETGEVSLWRLSHSKAE